In one window of Mercurialis annua linkage group LG4, ddMerAnnu1.2, whole genome shotgun sequence DNA:
- the LOC126679217 gene encoding 14 kDa proline-rich protein DC2.15-like, translated as MASKIVASTSLLLSLNLLSFALVSSTYYPSEPMNYAPDYSSHPSSTTPKAIDDAPDHYSSHPTITEPMKYAPDYSTRPSSTTPKAIDYAPDYSSHPTTTEPMNYAPDYSSSPYSDSAKCPRDTLKLGVCVGLLKDLLSATVGTPPHSPCCSLIGDLVDLEAAVCLCTTIKASLLGINLNLPINLSLLLNYCGKQVPEGYYCA; from the coding sequence ATGGCTTCAAAAATTGTAGCCTCCACTTCCCTTCTTCTCTCCCTTAATCTTCTATCTTTCGCTCTGGTTAGTTCTACCTATTACCCATCAGAGCCGATGAACTACGCACCCGACTATTCTAGTCATCCATCGTCAACAACACCAAAGGCAATTGACGATGCACCTGATCACTACTCTAGCCACCCAACAATAACAGAGCCAATGAAATACGCACCCGACTATTCTACCCGTCCATCATCAACAACACCAAAGGCAATCGACTATGCACCTGACTATTCCAGCCACCCGACAACAACAGAGCCAATGAACTATGCACCTGACTACTCAAGTAGCCCATACTCTGATTCAGCTAAATGTCCGAGAGATACTCTTAAGTTGGGTGTATGTGTCGGCTTATTGAAAGATTTGTTGAGTGCTACCGTTGGTACCCCACCACATTCGCCTTGCTGTAGCCTAATCGGTGATCTTGTGGATCTTGAAGCTGCCGTTTGCCTTTGCACTACCATCAAAGCTAGCCTCTTGGGCATTAATTTGAATCTTCCGATCAACTTGAGCCTGTTGCTCAACTACTGTGGCAAACAGGTACCCGAAGGATATTATTGTGCATAA
- the LOC126676933 gene encoding pEARLI1-like lipid transfer protein 2 — MGSTSVAFTALLLSFNLLFFTLVSSTSCPSPPLNPEHCSCNDQSPPPPHVPGYPSSPPPSPKVPPPPYPSYSSPPPPPTPHVASPPPPTPSYSSPPPPTPHVASPPPPTPSYSSPPPPTPHPSYPSPPPPSPPTPTPSYPSPPPPTPSYPSPPPPTPIYSSPPPPSPKPCPPTTPSSSPTKCPKDTLKLGVCVDLLKGLLGIVIGQPPTTPCCSLIGDLVDLEAAVCLCTTIKASLLGINLNLPINLSLVLNHCGKNVPQGFQCP, encoded by the coding sequence ATGGGTTCAACTTCTGTAGCCTTCACTGCTCTTCTCCTCTCATTCAATCTCCTCTTCTTTACATTGGTTAGCTCTACTAGCTGCCCATCACCACCACTAAACCCTGAACACTGTTCATGCAATGATcaatcaccaccaccaccacatgTCCCTGGCTATCCATCTTCACCACCGCCATCACCAAAGGTTCCACCACCACCATACCCTAGCTACTCATctcctccaccaccaccaacaCCTCACGTAGCATCGCCACCACCACCAACACCTAGCTATTCATCTCCACCACCACCAACTCCTCATGTAGCATCTCCACCACCACCAACACCTAGCTATTCATCTCCCCCACCACCAACACCTCACCCTAGCTACCCATCTCCACCGCCGCCATCTCCACCAACACCAACACCTAGCTACCCATCTCCACCACCACCAACACCTAGCTACCCGTCACCACCCCCACCAACACCTATCTACTCATCTCCACCACCGCCATCACCAAAACCATGCCCACCAACAACCCCATCATCGAGCCCAACTAAATGCCCAAAGGATACCCTAAAGCTTGGTGTATGTGTGGATTTGTTGAAAGGTTTGTTGGGTATTGTAATTGGTCAGCCACCAACAACACCTTGCTGTAGCCTCATTGGCGATCTTGTTGATCTTGAAGCAGCTGTATGCCTTTGCACTACCATCAAAGCCAGTCTCCTAGGCATCAACTTAAACCTTCCTATTAACTTGAGCTTGGTCCTTAACCACTGTGGCAAGAATGTTCCTCAAGGATTCCAATGCCCATAA
- the LOC126676930 gene encoding extensin-like isoform X2: MGSKSVATAALLLSLNLLFFTLVSSTASKDCACHDHSPPPPKVKPPHKSPPPPSPKVPPPHHKSSPPPPTPHPSYKSPPPPTPYKSSPPPPTPHPSYKSPPPPTPYKSSPPPPTPHPSYKSPPPPTPYKSSPPPPTPHPSYKSPPPPTPYKSSPPPPTPHPSYKSPPPPTPYKSSPPPPTPYKSSPPPPSPKPYPPPPPSSSPTKCPKDTLKLGVCVDLLKGLLGIVIGQPPTKPCCSLIGDLVDLEAAVCLCTTIKASLLGINLNLPINLSLLLNHCGKKLPQGFQCS; this comes from the exons CAGCTCTACTGCCTCTAAAGACTGTGCATGTCATGATCATTCACCACCACCCCCAAAAGTCAAACCACCTCACAAATCTCCACCGCCACCATCACCCAAGGTCCCACCACCTCACCACAAGTCATCTCCACCACCACCAACACCTCACCCTAGCTACAAATCTCCACCGCCACCAACACCTTACAAATCATCTCCACCACCTCCAACACCTCACCCTAGCTACAAATCTCCACCGCCACCAACACCTTACAAATCATCTCCACCACCACCAACACCTCACCCTAGCTACAAATCTCCACCGCCACCAACACCTTACAAATCATCTCCACCACCTCCAACACCTCACCCTAGCTACAAATCTCCACCGCCACCAACACCTTACAAATCATCTCCACCACCACCAACTCCTCATCCTAGCTACAAATCTCCACCGCCACCAACACCTTACAAGTCATCTCCACCACCACCAACAC CTTACAAGTCATCTCCACCACCGCCATCACCAAAACCATACCCACCACCACCCCCATCATCGAGCCCAACTAAATGTCCAAAAGATACACTAAAGCTTGGTGTATGCGTGGATTTGCTGAAAGGTTTGTTGGGTATAGTAATTGGTCAGCCACCAACGAAACCTTGCTGTAGCCTCATCGGCGATCTTGTTGATCTTGAAGCTGCTGTTTGTCTTTGCACTACTATCAAAGCCAGTCTCTTAGGCATTAACTTAAACCTTCCTATTAACTTGAGTTTGTTGCTTAACCACTGTGGCAAGAAGCTTCCCCAAGGATTCCAGTGCTCATAA
- the LOC126676930 gene encoding extensin-like isoform X1: protein MGSKSVATAALLLSLNLLFFTLVSSTASKDCACHDHSPPPPKVKPPHKSPPPPSPKVPPPHHKSSPPPPTPHPSYKSPPPPTPYKSSPPPPTPHPSYKSPPPPTPYKSSPPPPTPHPSYKSPPPPTPYKSSPPPPTPHPSYKSPPPPTPYKSSPPPPTPHPSYKSPPPPTPYKSSPPPPTPHPSYKSPPPPTPYKSSPPPPSPKPYPPPPPSSSPTKCPKDTLKLGVCVDLLKGLLGIVIGQPPTKPCCSLIGDLVDLEAAVCLCTTIKASLLGINLNLPINLSLLLNHCGKKLPQGFQCS from the coding sequence CAGCTCTACTGCCTCTAAAGACTGTGCATGTCATGATCATTCACCACCACCCCCAAAAGTCAAACCACCTCACAAATCTCCACCGCCACCATCACCCAAGGTCCCACCACCTCACCACAAGTCATCTCCACCACCACCAACACCTCACCCTAGCTACAAATCTCCACCGCCACCAACACCTTACAAATCATCTCCACCACCTCCAACACCTCACCCTAGCTACAAATCTCCACCGCCACCAACACCTTACAAATCATCTCCACCACCACCAACACCTCACCCTAGCTACAAATCTCCACCGCCACCAACACCTTACAAATCATCTCCACCACCTCCAACACCTCACCCTAGCTACAAATCTCCACCGCCACCAACACCTTACAAATCATCTCCACCACCACCAACTCCTCATCCTAGCTACAAATCTCCACCGCCACCAACACCTTACAAGTCATCTCCACCACCACCAACACCTCATCCTAGCTACAAATCTCCACCGCCACCAACACCTTACAAGTCATCTCCACCACCGCCATCACCAAAACCATACCCACCACCACCCCCATCATCGAGCCCAACTAAATGTCCAAAAGATACACTAAAGCTTGGTGTATGCGTGGATTTGCTGAAAGGTTTGTTGGGTATAGTAATTGGTCAGCCACCAACGAAACCTTGCTGTAGCCTCATCGGCGATCTTGTTGATCTTGAAGCTGCTGTTTGTCTTTGCACTACTATCAAAGCCAGTCTCTTAGGCATTAACTTAAACCTTCCTATTAACTTGAGTTTGTTGCTTAACCACTGTGGCAAGAAGCTTCCCCAAGGATTCCAGTGCTCATAA